A single Anopheles maculipalpis chromosome 3RL, idAnoMacuDA_375_x, whole genome shotgun sequence DNA region contains:
- the LOC126560527 gene encoding ataxin-2 homolog, which yields MKTLIALVSVLALAHAQQQLIDPYFNEALVQYNDWQPIAGPNVAYPYAAPQFLPAQQYPLLQQVPGVQLPQVPVPFPAQLPLPYLQPGQYPYQLPLPVPPQQQQQFIPGLAVPPFNMAQLPPQVQVIRHGLPNSDAAAVSYSSLNYNSNNNPQPATLQTPPVVGVSSAPANGVNSAAAAPVAPNAKVAVVKDIATFGTEYGTGADKTPVARYEAINAGSVHVAPLPGHTVDQKLIAPGTTEQKL from the exons ATGAAG ACTCTGATAGCTCTAGTGTCTGTGTTGGCACTTGCCCACGCTCAACAGCAGCTGATTGATCCATACTTCAATGAGGCGCTCGTGCAGTACAACGACTGGCAACCAATTGCTGGTCCAAATGTGGCCTATCCTTACGCCGCCCCACAGTTTCTGCCTGCTCAGCAATATCCGCTACTTCAGCAAGTCCCCGGTGTACAACTTCCACAGGTTCCAGTCCCTTTCCCAGCACAGCTCCCTCTACCGTACCTTCAACCTGGCCAATATCCCTACCAGCTTCCACTGCCAGTTccaccgcagcaacagcaacaatttaTTCCCGGATTAGCAGTCCCTCCATTCAACATGGCTCAGCTACCACCCCAGGTGCAGGTCATTCGTCATGGACTCCCGAATTCGGATGCTGCTGCAGTGTCCTATTCCTCACTAAACtataacagcaacaacaatcctCAACCAGCTACTCTTCAAACGCCACCGGTGGTCGGTGTAAGCTCAGCACCGGCTAACGGCGTAAATAGTGCAGCAGCTGCTCCAGTAGCGCCCAACGCCAAGGTAGCCGTAGTGAAGGACATTGCCACGTTCGGCACGGAGTACGGTACCGGGGCGGACAAGACACCCGTCGCGAGGTACGAAGCCATTAACGCCGGCTCGGTACATGTTGCACCGCTACCGGGACACACCGTAGACCAGAAGCTGATCGCACCTGGTACCACCGAACAGAAGCTGTAG
- the LOC126565625 gene encoding adult cuticle protein 1-like, translating to MKCIVVLVLAATALVAEGSVIPLALAPGYAIAAPAGLAVPGATVVQSNPAPTIVHAWPAPIALDVSGTPTLLLAPSPAGPAVVALAPAPAATAVSATRGAVHVAPLPGHSVSQTQLNLAPAPGSE from the exons ATGAAG TGCATCGTAGTTCTTGTCCTTGCCGCAACTGCACTGGTAGCTGAAGGATCCGTGATCCCGCTAGCTCTCGCACCAGGATATGCGATCGCTGCTCCGGCCGGACTTGCCGTTCCTGGTGCAACTGTCGTCCAGTCTAATCCGGCTCCCACGATCGTTCATGCTTGGCCGGCACCGATCGCGTTAGATGTGTCCGGAACGCCCACACTGCTCTTGGCGCCATCACCTGCTGGTCCAGCTGTAGTTGCCCTTGCTCCGGCTCCTGCTGCTACGGCCGTTTCGGCGACTCGTGGTGCGGTTCATGTAGCACCCCTGCCAGGACACTCAGTCTCCCAGACGCAATTGAATCTGGCCCCAGCTCCTGGATCTGAGTAG